AAGGACACACCTCTTTAATGTTATAATCCCCAATGGATTCCTGAGCCAATCTTCCGAAAAACTGCCTATCGGTTTCTCTTATTAAGGTTGAATGGCTTTCATCAAGAGAGGAAGGGTAGAAATTGAAAAGGCATCGGAACTTGGAAAAATCCACGTCAAAGCccttttttaaaacaaaagtaaaaacaacTTAGAAACTATCAGATCAAATCAAACCAGAGATTCTGAGAGAGACCTGCGAGTTCCTTATCTGTCCGTTGATGAGATCTCGCTCCTCCTGTGGTGTGTACTTTAGACTCGTATCGCCCTCTTTCCCTCGGATCCTCTCCAACAGAAGCTTCTCCTTCTCGTTATCTCTCCAGAGAGGTATAAAGCCTGCAATCACACATTGTGGATTGAACGGATCACTGATGATTTCGTAATCTATTCTACTCGATGAAGCCATGTCAAACCCTAATTCCGACGTAACTAATTGCTCCCCGttcttctcaaaatctatatacttttttttttttttttaatcttcgcATTTTACAGTTAATAGCACTAAAGCCCCCaaagttttatatttaagaGATCGTACACATCATTTAGCTTTTGTAATTTAATGAAAACTTCCGAACTATCATTTGGTTAACTTTGAAGTTTGAACCCATTAACTAAAATTGTAGGCTCTAAACTAACAATAGAAATGAATATAAAAAgaatgaaagaaaacaaaataataagaatgAAAAAGAATATATGTTATCAATTGTTTCTTATCAAATTTGATAAGAAATGTATtagttctataattttttttatacaaaaaaggATGAATGGAAGAGAATCatatgaaaaattcaaataaatagtGTAATTTTAAggaaatttattttcattcatTGACTTGATCACCATTTAAAATCTGTAATTTTGTTTTaccgatttttaaaaataaaataaaaaaccttaGTTTGGTTCTTCTCCTCCTAAATTATCTTTTCATTCAATTGGTCACCATTTAGTttggtttgttaaaaaaaaaatgtttcttctCCTCCTATGATTCATTGGATTGGATAACCACAATTGAGGATTGCATTATCCTAAATTATCTTTTGTTCTACTTCTACACAATTAAGGTTTAAAAGTTTTCCCTTTTATTTGTTTCATGCTGTCAAAGCTACGTTTGTGTTTAGCGTCTAAAGTTGGTTGTAAGCTTGGTATATGTTCACAAG
The window above is part of the Brassica napus cultivar Da-Ae chromosome C3, Da-Ae, whole genome shotgun sequence genome. Proteins encoded here:
- the LOC111204352 gene encoding uncharacterized protein LOC111204352 isoform X2; the encoded protein is MASSSRIDYEIISDPFNPQCVIAGFIPLWRDNEKEKLLLERIRGKEGDTSLKYTPQEERDLINGQIRNSQGFDVDFSKFRCLFNFYPSSLDESHSTLIRETDRQFFGRLAQESIGDYNIKEGTSFDFLEVEKANLYRSKGYIYFITFVAKDPCHQTKVFQAKVCNVFCREIEHSFCRLKPGQQECDEDSKRVVKKPRYNTRSNKRADVGDILRD
- the LOC111204352 gene encoding uncharacterized protein LOC111204352 isoform X1, whose protein sequence is MASSSRIDYEIISDPFNPQCVIAGFIPLWRDNEKEKLLLERIRGKEGDTSLKYTPQEERDLINGQIRNSQGFDVDFSKFRCLFNFYPSSLDESHSTLIRETDRQFFGRLAQESIGDYNIKEGTSFDFLEVEKANLYRSKGYIYFITFVAKDPCHQTKVFQAKVCNVFCREIEHSFCRLKPGQQVECDEDSKRVVKKPRYNTRSNKRADVGDILRD